A single Dreissena polymorpha isolate Duluth1 chromosome 14, UMN_Dpol_1.0, whole genome shotgun sequence DNA region contains:
- the LOC127857070 gene encoding nascent polypeptide-associated complex subunit alpha, muscle-specific form-like isoform X42: protein MLYANIVVIKRNGSDGASFPLTSTSCLFGRNHDCDIRIQLPQVGLEHCRLEVNENKEVFLVNLNKGHQVEVNGKPIQDSVQLNHKDVFSIIDRLFRLEFPTLSPQKMLKTPSSTPKATSKTPGKSPAISRKQSPSPGRHATPLAGHQPRGRTPKPSPKSILVAQNTPVSVKTTPIARPGSTPSSVKSVSKTKLTPRALSTPVVDMSQPGSSKKPFTSKTNSMNILANPIVEAVKQSTHSVPSPKVATPKQATPKPASAKVATPKPATPTVASPKVSTPKPANPRVASPKVATPKPATPRAESPRVATPKPATPRAASPKVATPKPATPRAQSPKVATPKPATSRAASPKVATPKPATPRAASPKVATPKPATPRAASPKVATPKPATPRAASPKVATPKPATPRAASPKVATPKPATYRAASPKVATPKPATPKAASPKVATPDPATPKPASTNVASPKPATPRAASPKVATPKPATPKAASPKKTPKSTTPLAWTTTPKVIFDTNNSAGKKTKDTPKAKNPVTPKSSSKKRPADDQGSAVAPSAKRKRVSFGPKLSPELFVKKLPPSTPVRRGALPPRVVELPKPSSSPLLKRRSLAAPQKSPIREESPAKKSSPKSAKKTLATVPGTPDAPSTSVSTAPAEKSPKGRSPSPKKPAGRSRSVSPAKKSQSPSSKGRRSTPLAAVSKSDTPVAVVAPLPSTPTTKEQSPKKSPKNTTPSQQRSRSVSPSKRSPKSSSPRSHSASPAQSPKSSKKTQLHQAVVNPVAEVARPPSPRKSTSPFKKASSETPKSQPKLSSPKTLPSKASSKAASPKRARSLSSSTKSTPKSGRKSSPVKSAKKLAKKSSRKSAGDANLKGLKRLMKTPKNKTNNNINESFTGLADMLLQSTPIISTPASARSKARPASPVNTVVESAAVPAVESASVLKAVKTPKSIKKSTPKSATLKSIKKTPRMEKNLKRKRSSPGMIVTVAVKRMKIGSPTPTKTLSPPVSLKKAVALRAIHGKKATPKLPKKTWADIVKKPAAVKTTPPKQQQSGPLVTAEGKNRTPPTVVRKAFPKTPRTKAALLAPSTGHIESPVTIIIGKKNRLVSKTPLRLPKKGRKSMIKKDKKKSMGRMSLGGVADLFTTPPQKSPVSSLSTPASNVGTPDSVLYADIPDTPNGPGEMFVSPLSVGKKSARKSVNLVGVKELFKGKTPAKSPSTPSGLKRMLASPKPTASPASPSGVARLFATPVSKPKASPAKSSSKKLTARKAVTNPKTVSPLSARGKKRALSPADFPLSKKPKLSGDVRAAVVESPVPATPKPARGTRNGGLKKLKTPVKTLKRTPKSKAVVKEVKSASPAKKGRSTRAGLKADTPAKSATQVKEAAVTVEASPAKKGRRGKPATPAKKTPVKKAAAAEKASVVVVDVPTPVEEKVAASPAKKGRATRRGKPASPAKKTPVKKTPVKKTPVKKTAVAKKTPEAISAPATEVSVPAPVQEEKVAASPVKKGRATRRGKPATPVKKTPVKKTPVKKTPVKKTPVKKTAVAKKAPEAISAPAPEVNVPAPVQEEKVATPVIAKLTGGRRAKVVVSPLKKSTKSAKKSPTPAKRGRAATAAVPLLETAAEQVTTVQQSAPTMEKVSTPAKASPVKKGRSTRRGKAASPVKKTPVKKAQATKAAPKPVTPVVQQEAIKVNSPVKSSPVKQGRTTRRGKAASPVKKTPVKKGQVTKAAPKTATPVKEQEVIKVATPAKATPAKKGRATRAAPKPATLVVEAPTVENTSQKRKAEVVDTVPAKKGKAASAETFVTATEPTVVVSPAKKGRAATRRGKAASPAKKGSSTKIAPVVAALVAEPEPVIVTVVKAKPGKRKAAEPGVAASPKKVKAAPQPSVKADSPVKAKRSTKGKEATPKVKKEKLAVKKATPAKRVTRARR, encoded by the exons GTTTTTCTGGTAAACTTGAATAAAGGTCACCAGGTGGAAGTAAACGGAAAGCCAATTCAGGATTCTGTTCAACTGAATCACAAAGACGTGTTCTCCATCATCGATAGGTTATTTCGTCTTGAATTTCCTACACTATCACCTCAGAAGATGCTGAAGACCCCATCATCCACCCCAAAG GCCACGTCAAAAACCCCTGGAAAATCGCCTGCAATCTCCCGCAAGCAGTCCCCCTCACCAGGACGCCATGCCACCCCTTTAGCCGGTCACCAGCCAAGAGGAAGAACACCAAAACCTTCACCAAAGTCCATACTAGTTGCCCAGAATACTCCAGTGTCTGTTAAAACCACACCTATTGCAAGACCGGGTTCAACTCCATCTTCTGTTAAATCTGTTTCTAAAACCAAGCTCACTCCAAGGGCTTTGTCAACTCCAGTTGTTGACATGAGCCAACCCGGTTCTTCAAAGAAGCCTTTTACATCTAAGACAAATTCAATGAATATTTTGGCGAATCCAATAGTGGAGGCTGTAAAACAATCTACACATAGCGTTCCAAGTCCTAAGGTTGCAACACCCAAACAAGCTACTCCTAAGCCAGCAAGCGCAAAGGTAGCCACTCCTAAGCCAGCAACTCCAACGGTGGCAAGTCCGAAGGTATCTACCCCTAAGCCAGCAAACCCAAGGGTGGCAAGTCCAAAGGTTGCCACTCCTAAGCCAGCAACACCTAGGGCCGAAAGTCCTAGGGTAGCCACTCCTAAACCAGCAACACCTAGAGCTGCAAGTCCAAAGGTAGCCACTCCTAAACCAGCAACACCTAGGGCCCAAAGTCCAAAGGTAGCCACTCCTAAACCAGCAACATCTAGGGCCGCAAGTCCAAAGGTAGCCACTCCTAAACCAGCAACACCTAGGGCCGCAAGTCCTAAGGTAGCCACTCCTAAACCAGCAACACCTAGGGCAGCAAGTCCAAAG GTAGCCACTCCTAAACCAGCAACACCTAGGGCCGCGAGTCCAAAG GTAGCCACTCCTAAACCAGCAACACCTAGGGCAGCAAGTCCAAAG GTAGCCACTCCTAAACCAGCAACATACAGGGCCGCGAGTCCAAAAGTAGCCACTCCTAAGCCAGCAACACCTAAGGCAGCAAGTCCAAAGGTAGCCACTCCTGATCCAGCCACCCCAAAACCAGCAAGTACAAATGTGGCTTCTCCGAAACCAGCAACACCCAGGGCGGCGAGTCCAAAGGTTGCCACTCCTAAACCTGCAACACCTAAGGCAGCAAGTCCAAAGAAGACACCTAAATCCACAACACCATTGGCGTGGACAACTACTCCAAAG GTCATCTTTGATACAAATAACAGTGCTGGCAAGAAAACTAAAG ACACACCCAAGGCCAAGAATCCTGTCACCCCAAAAAGCAGTAGTAAAAAGAGGCCAGCAGATGACCAAGGCAGTGCTGTTGCACCATCAGCTAAGCGAAAACGCGTGTCATTTGGTCCAAAACTGAGCCCAGAGTTGTTTGTTAAAAAGCTGCCCCCCTCAACCCCTGTGCGCCGTGGGGCTCTGCCCCCCAGGGTTGTCGAATTGCCAAAACCTTCATCATCACCTTTGCTGAAAAGACGCTCACTTGCTGCACCGCAGAAGTCGCCTATCCGGGAGGAATCACCTGCAAAGAAGTCTTCTCCAAAAAGTGCAAAGAAGACTTTGGCAACTGTTCCTGGTACTCCGGATGCTCCATCCACCTCAGTTTCTACAGCTCCTGCAGAGAAATCACCCAAGGGACGATCACCTTCACCCAAGAAACCAGCTGGAAGGAGTCGATCTGTTTCTCCTGCTAAGAAGAGCCAGTCTCCATCTTCCAAGGGCAGAAGATCCACCCCGCTTGCAGCTGTATCTAAATCTGATACTCCAGTAGCTGTTGTTGCCCCTTTGCCATCTACACCTACTACAAAGGAGCAATCCCCTAAGAAATCTCCCAAAAATACAACTCCCAGCCAGCAGAGAAGTCGCTCCGTCTCTCCGAGTAAGAGATCTCCTAAAAGTTCGAGCCCTAGAAGTCATTCAGCTTCACCAGCCCAGTCTCCTAAGAGTTCTAAGAAGACACAGCTTCACCAAGCAGTTGTTAATCCCGTTGCTGAGGTTGCAAGACCACCTTCACCAAGAAAGTCTACATCACCCTTCAAGAAGGCTTCCTCAGAGACCCCTAAATCTCAGCCCAAGCTGTCATCACCTAAAACTTTGCCATCGAAAGCTTCATCAAAAGCAGCTTCACCTAAGCGTGCAAGGTCTCTGTCATCTTCAACAAAATCTACACCAAAGTCTGGACGCAAATCATCCCCAGTCAAATCAGCTAAAAAGTTGGCTAAGAAGAGTTCTAGAAAGTCTGCTGGTGATGCCAATCTGAAGGGCTTGAAAAGACTAATGAAGACACCCAAAAACAAAACtaataacaatataaatgagAGTTTTACTGGTTTAGCGGATATGTTGCTGCAAAGCACACCAATCATTTCAACACCAGCATCTGCTAGGTCAAAGGCAAGACCTGCTTCACCAGTGAATACAGTTGTTGAATCTGCTGCAGTTCCAGCTGTTGAATCTGCTTCAGTTCTTAAAGCAGTAAAGACCCCCAAATCCATCAAGAAATCAACACCCAAGTCAGCCACACTTAAGTCAATAAAAAAGACCCCAAGAATGGAAAAGAATCTTAAGCGCAAGAGGTCTTCCCCAGGCATGATCGTGACTGTTGCAGTAAAGAGAATGAAAATTGGTTCTCCTACCCCAACAAAGACGCTATCCCCTCCAGTGTCACTCAAGAAAGCAGTCGCTTTGAG GGCTATCCATGGTAAGAAAGCCACACCTAAACTCCCAAAGAAGACATGGGCTGATATTGTGAAAAAGCCTGCAGCAGTTAAAACTACTCCCCCAAAACAACAGCAGTCTGGACCTTTGGTGACAGCAGAAGGGAAAAATAGAACACCCCCAACTGTTGTTCGAAAG GCTTTTCCTAAAACGCCCAGAACCAAAGCTGCCTTGCTGGCTCCTTCGACTGGTCATATTGAGTCCCCAGTCACTATTATCATTGGTAAGAAGAATCGCCTGGTGTCCAAGACCCCTCTTCGATTGCCAAAGAAGGGAAGAAAGAGTATGATTAAG AAGGACAAGAAGAAGTCAATGGGCAGGATGAGTCTTGGTGGTGTTGCAGATCTTTTCACAACTCCACCTCAGAAGTCGCCAGTGTCTTCCCTCTCCACGCCAGCATCCAATGTTGGTACGCCTGACTCAGTGCTGTACGCAGATATACCAGACACTCCTAATGGCCCTGGTGAAATGTTTGTGTCTCCTCTGTCAGTTGGCAAGAAGTCAGCCAGGAAAAGTGTGAACTTGGTTGGAGTGAAAGAGCTCTTTAAGGGAAAGACTCCAGCGAAATCACCTTCAACCCCATCTGGCTTGAAGAGAATGCTTGCCTCCCCCAAGCCAACAGCAAGTCCGGCTAGTCCATCAGGGGTAGCAAGGTTGTTTGCCACACCTGTGAGCAAACCTAAG GCCTCTCCTGCCAAATCGTCAAGCAAGAAGTTGACTGCAAGGAAGGCTGTGACAAATCCTAAAACAGTGTCACCTCTCTCAGCTAG AGGTAAGAAGCGTGCTTTGTCCCCGGCTGATTTTCCACTCAGTAAGAAGCCGAAGCTATCCGGAGATGTGAGAGCTGCTGTTGTCGAGTCTCCTGTACCAGCTACACCCAAACCAGCAAG GGGAACACGGAATGGTGGGCTTAAAAAGCTGAAGACTCCAGTCAAGACGCTGAAACGTACTCCTAAATCCAAGGCAGTGGTTAAGGAAGTGAAATCAGCCTCCCCAGCCAAAAAGGGCCGATCTACAAGGGCTGGACTTAAGGCAGACACTCCAGCGAAATCTGCCACACAAGTGAAAGAGGCTGCTGTCACAG TTGAAGCCAGTCCAGCAAAGAAAGGAAGGCGAGGGAAGCCAGCAACTCCAGCCAAGAAAACTCCAGTCAAGAAGGCAGCTGCAGCTGAAAAGGCATCTGTGGTAGTTGTAGATGTACCGACTCCAGTAGAAGAGAAAG TTGCAGCCAGTCCTGCAAAGAAAGGAAGGGCTACAAGGCGAGGAAAGCCAGCTTCTCCAGCTAAGAAAACACCAGTAAAGAAGACACCAGTTAAGAAAACACCAGTAAAGAAGACAGCTGTAGCTAAGAAGACACCAGAAGCCATATCAGCACCTGCAACAGAAGTTAGTGTACCAGCACCTGTACAAGAAGAGAAAG TTGCAGCCAGTCCTGTAAAGAAAGGAAGGGCTACAAGGCGAGGAAAGCCAGCTACTCCAGTTAAGAAAACACCAGTAAAGAAGACGCCAGTTAAGAAAACACCTGTAAAGAAGACGCCTGTTAAGAAGACAGCTGTAGCTAAGAAGGCACCAGAAGCCATATCGGCACCTGCACCAGAAGTTAATGTGCCAGCACCTGTACAAGAAGAAAAAG TTGCCACCCCAGTAATAGCCAAGCTCACAGGCGGTCGCCGTGCCAAGGTGGTTGTTAGTCCACTTAAGAAAAGCACAAAATCTGCCAAGAAATCCCCCACTCCTGCCAAGAGGGGTAGAGCTGCAACGGCTGCTGTCCCTTTACTGGAAACAGCTGCTGAACAAGTCACAACAGTGCAACAATCGGCACCAACTATGGAGAAAG TTTCTACCCCAGCTAAGGCGTCTCCAGTAAAGAAGGGCCGTTCAACACGCCGTGGTAAGGCTGCAAGTCCAGTCAAAAAGACCCCTGTCAAGAAGGCACAAGCAACAAAGGCTGCACCTAAACCTGTTACTCCTGTTGTGCAACAAGAAGCTATTAAAG TGAATTCCCCAGTTAAGTCCTCTCCAGTAAAGCAGGGCCGTACAACAAGACGAGGAAAGGCTGCAAGCCCAGTCAAGAAGACACCTGTCAAGAAGGGACAAGTAACAAAGGCTGCACCTAAAACTGCTACACCTGTTAAAGAACAAGAAGTTATTAAAG TTGCTACCCCAGCCAAGGCCACCCCAGCCAAGAAGGGACGTGCAACAAGGGCTGCACCTAAGCCTGCTACTCTTGTTGTTGAAG CACCTACTGTAGAGAATACCAGCCAGAAACGGAAAGCAGAAGTTGTGGACACTGTTCCTGCTAAAAAGGGCAAAGCAGCATCTGCAGAAACTTTTGTGACAGCAACAG aGCCTACTGTTGTGGTCTCTCCTGCAAAGAAGGGGCGAGCAGCGACAAGGCGTGGAAAGGCAGCTAGTCCTGCAAAAAAGGGGAGTTCTACAAAAATTGCCCCAGTAGTTGCAGCACTTGTGGCTGAACCAGAGCCTGTCATAG TGACCGTGGTAAAAGCAAAGCCAGGAAAGAGAAAGGCTGCTGAACCAGGGGTAGCAGCATCTCCGAAGAAAGTTAAAGCAGCACCTCAGCCATCTGTTAAAGCTG ATTCGCCAGTGAAAGCCAAGCGTTCAACCAAAGGTAAAGAAGCTACCCCTAAAGTGAAGAAAGAGAAGCTGGCTGTCAAGAAAGCAACTCCTGCTAAACGCGTCACAAGGGCAAGAAGATAA